CGGCAACATCTCTCTGGGTTTCACTCATGAAAACTTCAACCGGGAGAGGGGAGGAAACAGAAATAGGGGCTGCAGAGTTTGGAGCAGAGGGAGGTTCAGAGGACGGTGAAACCACAGATAATGAAACAGGAGCAGCGGGGAGGTAAGGAGAGAGGTGAGGGGGTGAGAGTCTGGATTTAGACTCTCTCTGAGATAGCGAAGAAGAAGAGGGGCCTTCAGACTGAAGCTCTGTGGTCTGAGTGGAGGAGGAGTTGAGGTTGGTGGCCGAGGAGTCCATGTCCTGGTCCTCAGACGGCTGGCTGGCTGACATGAGTCGAAGGAGTTTATCCTTGGCGTTGTTCACCTGCTCCTGAAGACTGTCAATCACAGCATTCTTCTGCAAGATTACATTGAGAAACACAAGTTTGAGACATACAGAAAAAATCTGCTCCTGAGGAAAGTTTGCACATTGGTTTCTTGCATTTTGAATCAATACAAACAGAGCAATATTGCTTACTTAATTAATAATGTTATTCTATTAACTCTCTAAATCACTaaacccactggtgggtttgaaaggcatgttatctttttttttcaaatcactaaaattacaacatttatcaaatgcagaaactgcaaaacaaaaaatatctttgGACTTGCAACATTCTGGCAGTCCTTAAGCTAATGACGTGCCATTCAAGCAAAAATGTAACCAATAATAAGCTTTGAAttatgacatttcatcaaaattatttGACTGTACATTAATCAtgcaaaaaatggtaaaaataaacTGCTTCCTCTAActagaatctgtaaaaaaaaaaaaaaaaaaaaaaaaaaaacgaaaaattctgtgctccttgaCACAACAGTAAAACTCTGACTAACAATCATTTCCCTGCTCCGCTCACTTATTTAACATTTGCAACTTGAGCTACCTTGAACTTACAATGTGGGACATGTCtttgaaagtgtaaataatTCTGGCTTTTCCTTGAGATATTTCACCAGAATGACTTCATTCTATATGtgctatgtaaaaaaaaaattgccaaatatAGTTTATTCCAAtcagattatgtaaaaaaaaaaaaaaaaaaaaaaagtgccttAAATAGAACTAAGAGTCATTACCCTGCTCTGCCCACTTTTTAGATTCTCTTCTTTAAAATCTGTAACCTTGAATTAATCATGAGTGCCATGTCATCAACaatgaaaccaaaaaaacatgacatttcatcaaaaccacGTTACCCTACACgtgttgtgtaaaaaaaaaaaaaaaagccaaaatttaattatttacaccAACCACattctctaaaaaaaactaaaaattgtgCACTTTTCTGAACAACTgtgaagctattagtgactcagctgtgaccaacagtcatgtggcTGTTTGTCACTCCTTCTCCATCCTGCTGCTCTCTTCAGCTTCCTTCattcacctccatcacctccctGGAGCTCTACAATGAACTGATGCTAACTGTTGCTAATGTGAGTTCTACTCTGGGTTTAGTCAAAAAATGCGATGAATAcaaaaatatagcttaaaatagcacacattttataaaccagCTGAATAACTATGCAGTGTAAACGACTGATATTAAGGAAAATGGAGACAGTAAATCGAATTTCCATTTAAATTCTTTTCATGTTTCTTCTTACTGAATGGATTTAGAGAAAATACATCAATACCGTACCTCATTCAGGAGTTTTTTCATAGAGCTGTTTTCCCCCAGCAGGTAGTAGATCTCATCCTGGCTGTACACAGAACCCTGGCTCTTACTGGGGCTGCTGAAATATTTGGCCATCTGACTTGGGTTGTTCTGATCCTCTTCAAACTGCCGCCACTGGGTCAGCTGTGTGGTGGCAAGTGTGATATTTTAGAGAGCAGAAAAATGCGGTAGGTTACACTAATTTCCAGCAAGTGCTACATTGCACACACTAGGAGAAAACGTCATGATTTGACCTGGGATTTTGACCAGGTGTGTTTGAGCGAGATGCTCATTGTTCAAGTATTTCCTTCCTTTCCACCGGAGATGCATTCCTTTATTGTAACGTAGACTCTCTGCCAGACTCTTAGAGAGTCATAAACCTGTTTGCAGCAGCCTACGTAGGTTTGACTCATAAACACCTTCTGTGTGAGTCACGCTCCATTGACAGACATGGAAAACCGACACACATACGGAAACTTCAAGTGTCACTCATAGAATTTACTAGCCTTatccaaacaaaaagagaaagtcaTCCACATAGCTGTCATTCATCTGTCATACGTCTGTCTATCTGCAGTCTCTGCCTGGCTGATAGATTCTCTATATTTACAGCCGGTTTCTAGACACTGTATTGTATCACTGCATGACAGTTCTAACTACATGATGAAGCTACTAAACTGGGGAGATGTTAGAGGTGTTTTTCTAATCAAAAAGAAAGGATCCAAAGTAAGAAACTCTGGTGCATTAATGTGGGTACGATGCACTTTTTTCCtgagatgtcattttcacagcactgtcATGCATCTTGTATGTGCATCTTGTGGTGTTTGTTTCTAACCTGAGGCACAAACAGCATGCAGTTAGTGGCCAGTGTGCAGATGAAGATGGCTCCAGCCACGGTGCTGTAGACCAGGTTGGGCCAGGCCTGCAAGAAGACGGACACAGGGATGGCCACGGCAGAGGAGAAGGTGACCAGAGAGACAGTGGTTATGATGGTGGGAGACTGGTTGACCGGAGGATGGCTGACGTTGCTGGTCAGTCCAGCCAGATAAGTGCCATAGAGGAGGAGACAGCCCTAAGAAAAAGATATGGGGATGAAGTGAAAagaaagatattttaaagaaacatgGTTAAATCAAACTTTTTGTTAATGCTGAGTTCTTGTAGTTTGTAGAGTGTGCAAGGAAATATCTTATATTGTCTGATTATCAATAAAAAGCTTAATAGTCATTATTCcttgcaaaataaaagctttggttctagacagtaaataaacacacaagttAGAATAAGTAGTTTAAATGGTTGAGTTAGCATGTCTAACGGGAACTGTTGCATGTCCAAGCTCAGGACTAAACTTCAGATCTAGATTTTCAGTATTAAATGGCCTTAATGACTTCTGAGATGACAGAGGATGAAGTATACATTCAGAAGTAACTAACCCATTAAATATTAGAAATCTGAAGTTTAGTTTTGAGCTCGGACATGCAACAGTTCCCATTGGACACGCTAGCTTAACCATTTCAACTACTTGTCATAACATGCACAAATTATACAGTACCAGGAAAGCCCTCTGTTACTGCATACGAATTCctagttttattatttctacattgaaataaagcaattttgcatgtaaaaaaaatacataaaatccaATATAAACTCATACATATTGTTATAATTACAAGCAAATATCTCAAAATAGTCATTTGCTTTACTATTGCATTAGAATAGTGATTGAACAAAGATCATTTACCTTCAGGACCACAATAATGATGATCCACAGATTTGAGTATACAGAAGAGCATGAATCCAGCTGAGACAAAGAGTAAGAAATGTCTCTCTCCACCACCTATCAAGAGAAACCAACACTATCAGTGAGTTGTCACTTGATTCTTTTGGCTCTATCATCAACAACGATTCAACAGTGACATTTTAGTGGGAGGATGAGTTTGTACTGCTGCAGTCACAAAGCCTGCTTTCCTGTAAGGCTCATTCAAATCACGATGATTCAGTTCAGATGAGCTCATCAGTCATAAATTAAGTTAACCATGTCACAGCTCTCACACTGTTCTGCAGTCCAGCAAAACCAAATCCCAACTTGTTTCATaacttcttatttttctcacaAAATCATCAGTAAATCCTACCTTGACAACGGCTCCGACAGATCGCAAACACCTGATGGGGTCTGCCAGGTTCCAGGCTGTGAGAACCAGCATGTCCACCAGGATCAGCAGAGCCACCATGCCCATGAGCTGGATGTCACGAATGATctgtgacagaaagaaaagtcGCCAACTGCATTCAAAACACTTCACATGGGCAGGATTTTGATTCCCATACAGAGACACTAGTCAGACACCAGATAGGGTGTAATAAAAAGGACTGAAAAGCTCCCTGAGTGTTCATACCAAGACTTTACCACCATCTAAATTATAAAGGTGTCAGCAGATCTTCTTTATTTAAATGGAAGCAGTTATTACAAATATCCATAATAACATTCACACAgcagtaaaaagaaagaaacagatgtGACAAAAGCAATCTTGGTGGAATTAGGTGATGGTAGAAAAGTTTAAGATGAACAGATAATGCATGATGAATATCTATATAAGATCTATATAAGATCCACACATCTTGGCCTGAAAATGTCTGTCATGCCTCATGTTTTGCTGTCTTCTTTCAAAGCTTTGTCAACATTACTTCTTTTTATCCACTTCAACCCATATCTGAACTGCAATGTGGAAAACCAGTtgcaaattaaaactgaaaaatcaaattACAGTATAAATGTAGGTGCACTCCTGTACAATATCACTAACatgttacattattttaaattggaTCATCTTGAATTAATTCTATTATAATATATTAAGTGTGGGGTGTTTGATCAGATGCAGACCCTACATTAGAAGCCTGAGGCAACAAAAGTCAGTTAACCTGCAATAACTGCAAGCAAAGTAGTAACAGGTCGTTTACATTAAATACTAACTGCAAGAGCaaggttgtaaaaaaaaaaaacaactctgtgAACACCAAAGCCTTCTCAGCTGTATCCTGGGTTGTGCATACTGTAACACTGCTCCACATAGAGAGGAATTCCCTCAACAAGTAAGAAACCAGACTGTAAGACTTGACAAAAGATGTGAGAGGATAAAAGAGCATCAGTGAAAGCTGACACACGGTTGTATCAGCGGATAGGAGGTTTAGGAAACTCATAAAAACAGAAGGCGCAGCAGCTGTCTTCAAAAAATTACAACCACACACAAATTTGCCATTTCGGCAATCGTGCACtgagaaacagacagatgaGGGCGTCTGATTTGGAACAAGTATTGTTTGAAGAAGCGGGTGTTTCGGTGATgctcagacagcagcagtgaaACAGAGCAGAGCACACTGCTTCTACAGATGGTGCCCAAGAAGAAAACCGTTGCTCACAAAAACTTCAAGACTAAACTTTGCCAGAGAACATTAAAAGAGGCTTGATAAATATTGAAAGCTGATTCTTTGATGCTGAATGTGAAACCTGGAGGCGTCAATGTGCAGATATGGGGTGGCATGAGTACAGATGGTGTAGGAGGGATGACATTATAGATGGCACACTGGATACAAGTTTGTACTCCCAAATACTGGGTGAAAGATGATTCAGTGTTTGAGAATATGAGAATGAGGCATTTTCCAACATGACAATGATCGTAGACACATTGCAAGGACCACACAAgagtttttaaagaagaaaaaatgaaaaccaaGACAAGTGGTCAGGACAAGTACAGCCCCAGACTTAAACACCTGATTGTAAAGTTGAAAGCAGAGCAACATACCGACTGCagcaaaatgcagcagaaattAGTCATCTGTGAGGATTGTGTATTGCTTGTATATGTATGACAGAtacttcttttttggcaatatatcaagttttatatggaaaacaacaatttGTATCTGTGttcgagaaatcactttcaactaagttccccattacaaatacacctctcaaggaagtgtgttaattccagatcacatgacctgctccacatgatgtcatttcctcctgaacaaaagactggccagactcaaaggctttctgagttatttaatataaagtagtgtgtgagtcaagtgtggatttatcacgtcaacaggtttactacaatatctttataaataactttccatttcaattttactcaattgtgtatatataatattttgaagaatctttctgtaaaaatgccatgtggtgtttggttataggcggccatgttgattttaggcctaaaaaatgtcaactatgacacCTGTCgcctatgttacaaaaagtcctgccaTTGTATCTTGACCCGtttaacattttagtgatattacACAGCGGtgtagtcatttttattgaGTTCAACTCCCTGATCTCTTGATGCTCAACACAAGACCACCAAACCAAACCCAAGAATCTGCTTACCACTCTCTTGTCAGGCACTCGCTGGGTGAACACTCTGTACAGTCTCCACGTCTTCCCCAAAATTGGGCCAAAGACCAGGGTACTCCCGACACAAAGCATCCACATCCGAGCCTGCAGGGGAGAGCACCATGTGATTACCTAACAATCTAGAATACCCAACACTATAATGAAGTATTGAGTGACGATTTGGATAGATGCTTACTTGTAGCACAGCTATAGAGGCTCCAGATTGTGAGTGAGCTCGCTCATCAATAGCAAATAGGAAGCCGCTGCTGTAGGTGAGGATGCTTCCAAAGAGGGTCAGGACATTCAGGTTGGGACTGGACATCTTCACTATCCTGATCATATGACACACATGACAGTGAATAAGTTAACCTTTGGAACTCTTTGGGTTTATATACTGTGTATGTTTCACTTTGTACTCTACCTGTTGTTTTTGAAGCGCAGGgtgaagaggaggaagcagaaTGCCAGCAGGATGCCACAGGAGAGCAGTGTCCACACCACAGCACTCAGCACTGGAGAGAGGGAACGCCTCGGGAGCTCCACTGCCATCTGTACGCACACACATCCATGCAAACTGCTTAAAATCACAACTAAAATGTTTCAGAAGCAACTCGTGTACATGCACAGTccaaaactgcagtttctttttttgaatGATAGACGCAAAAGCAATCAAAAGAAGCACATGATTCATGTCAGTAGGCAAAATTTTATTCAGGCACACAGAGCAACAAGTATCACACTACAGGTTTTTAACTTTATAtctaaaatgctaaataaaaaatagttgCAAGGATTCAAGTAGCAGAAACAGATCAATTTTCGATATTGACAGGCGAGATGATAAGAGGGACTGAGTTGACCCCGTTGTGATTGCGCCGGGGGTTAAAGTAGGGGAAAAGTCTTTCACCGAAAGAGTATCCGGTAAACGTGTAGATATGGGAATGAGAGTCCACGTTATAAAAAGAAACCTGGCCCCACCCCAGATCCACATACACCCCAACCCTCTCGGGCTTCTCAACCAGCGGCACGCAAATAGGAGGGCTGCTGAGCGCCCAGTAGCTCCCGTCTTTCCTC
This DNA window, taken from Amphiprion ocellaris isolate individual 3 ecotype Okinawa chromosome 11, ASM2253959v1, whole genome shotgun sequence, encodes the following:
- the gpr156 gene encoding probable G-protein coupled receptor 156 isoform X1 codes for the protein MVDRLGPIMEPELNCSSQCDSPLCFIQSGVNREDGLDILQRLCGLSTMAVELPRRSLSPVLSAVVWTLLSCGILLAFCFLLFTLRFKNNRIVKMSSPNLNVLTLFGSILTYSSGFLFAIDERAHSQSGASIAVLQARMWMLCVGSTLVFGPILGKTWRLYRVFTQRVPDKRVIIRDIQLMGMVALLILVDMLVLTAWNLADPIRCLRSVGAVVKVVERDISYSLSQLDSCSSVYSNLWIIIIVVLKGCLLLYGTYLAGLTSNVSHPPVNQSPTIITTVSLVTFSSAVAIPVSVFLQAWPNLVYSTVAGAIFICTLATNCMLFVPQLTQWRQFEEDQNNPSQMAKYFSSPSKSQGSVYSQDEIYYLLGENSSMKKLLNEKNAVIDSLQEQVNNAKDKLLRLMSASQPSEDQDMDSSATNLNSSSTQTTELQSEGPSSSSLSQRESKSRLSPPHLSPYLPAAPVSLSVVSPSSEPPSAPNSAAPISVSSPLPVEVFMSETQRDVAVTGPSSRDTAESRTGEDLKQSLPFPGLLRTAEETVQFVTSLQSRRGLNPSEADTQSGLTVQLGPNARPAGFISSEQLQEILQELSVDAVMETTLRSPGQASRTTLTKTSALSPLSLPTPSSPHPPVLFRYPSISPYAMRKRRPPFHSPRRGLSPPCFFTGSEIPACGKTGDTCKHQNNPGELPEGITVDDAFLQVYSSDLDVEKEEEEEDAEGHGVRKKCQRCILRSHRCAEQHEMEVGGENEQRHKRIRDSCGYWDSDSSSSTDYCYYHRPYCDSCLQRGSLLSSDSSSDSSDSEYDDYTSLYRSPRPVVFKEDLKPTFV
- the gpr156 gene encoding probable G-protein coupled receptor 156 isoform X2 yields the protein MAVELPRRSLSPVLSAVVWTLLSCGILLAFCFLLFTLRFKNNRIVKMSSPNLNVLTLFGSILTYSSGFLFAIDERAHSQSGASIAVLQARMWMLCVGSTLVFGPILGKTWRLYRVFTQRVPDKRVIIRDIQLMGMVALLILVDMLVLTAWNLADPIRCLRSVGAVVKVVERDISYSLSQLDSCSSVYSNLWIIIIVVLKGCLLLYGTYLAGLTSNVSHPPVNQSPTIITTVSLVTFSSAVAIPVSVFLQAWPNLVYSTVAGAIFICTLATNCMLFVPQLTQWRQFEEDQNNPSQMAKYFSSPSKSQGSVYSQDEIYYLLGENSSMKKLLNEKNAVIDSLQEQVNNAKDKLLRLMSASQPSEDQDMDSSATNLNSSSTQTTELQSEGPSSSSLSQRESKSRLSPPHLSPYLPAAPVSLSVVSPSSEPPSAPNSAAPISVSSPLPVEVFMSETQRDVAVTGPSSRDTAESRTGEDLKQSLPFPGLLRTAEETVQFVTSLQSRRGLNPSEADTQSGLTVQLGPNARPAGFISSEQLQEILQELSVDAVMETTLRSPGQASRTTLTKTSALSPLSLPTPSSPHPPVLFRYPSISPYAMRKRRPPFHSPRRGLSPPCFFTGSEIPACGKTGDTCKHQNNPGELPEGITVDDAFLQVYSSDLDVEKEEEEEDAEGHGVRKKCQRCILRSHRCAEQHEMEVGGENEQRHKRIRDSCGYWDSDSSSSTDYCYYHRPYCDSCLQRGSLLSSDSSSDSSDSEYDDYTSLYRSPRPVVFKEDLKPTFV